From Sphaeramia orbicularis chromosome 21, fSphaOr1.1, whole genome shotgun sequence:
ATGAACATTTGTGGTCTTTTCACGAACTACACTTCCGGGTTTCATTAAAGTGGGATATAATGCTTTGTTTATAACCGGATGCTTATTGCTCAATAGTAAaagtatattttttctttttggacACAGACATGGCTGAGCATAGTGGAGTGGTAGTTATCTTTGTCCTACCACTGCTTAGCCACTGAATCACATATTACACTTTACCTCTTACAAGCAACCCATTTTGTTGCTTAGACATAAAGTCAAATATTCATTTCACATTTGTCTGTGGAGGGTCTGTCCATGGCTCTGATAAATATTACCAGACAGAAAAGTATTTTGGGTGATTCAGCTCTATGGAGAAATTGTCTGAAAGCATAGACTGCATTTTTTGAAAGGGAGGATGACAGAAATCTTCAACAGCTAATGACCGCTACTTGAGTGTAGTTTAATAAAAATAGTCCTTTTATCTTTCTATACTTATATACTCTGTACTGTTTTTCCACAGATTTGGCTAGACTCTCCCATACCAGGTGGCACTACGGCACACACTGATATTAAAGACAGCGTTGTGCAGTAGTGTCCAACACTGTGGCAACAGCCTGGGTCTTTTCTGCTTGAAAGCTTAAGCTATAATGCCATCATGTGTAAAAATGAGGTCTGTAAAGAAACGGTTGTCAGTTCGACGCTAAAGAACCAGCACAAAGCTCCAACTGTCTAGCACCTTTGAAATAAACTGCACTTCAAGCTGGGACTTCTCACATCACCACTGTCAAACCTCACATTTGGGTGAAATGGGAGACATTTTTGTAGCCAGGATGCAAAATTGTGTGGAAAGCTGTTCCCTAAGAGTAGAGGCTGTTGCAGCAGCACATAATAAATGTTCCAGCTATAATATAATGCCTGTGTCCATATACTTTTGGTTCTTTGATCCTTCCATTCTGTGAGTTGACCTTCCTGGGATTACAGTGTACTGAATACATTTCCTCTGTGTGTTTCAGATGGAGAGCATCCTTCCCCTGCTGCTAAACAGAGGAGCAAAATCTGCACAAGAGGCACTAACCGTCTGAACATCTTTGGGTACATTAATAATAGTTAAAACAGTCTGAACCCCTGTGAGCACATGTTTTGGACACGAAGCCCGGAGGATGAAGCAGGGTGTGGATGACAGAAGATAACAGCAACAAGAAAGCAGGAGAACACTAATGTCTGCAGTTCTTGCGATGCTGTAGCAGCACGGAATGGTTTGTGGGTTATACTGAGATGCAGGCCATACTGTGCTGCAGCAGTAAAGCCTGAATACACAACCCGGTTGTCACTGTCCAACCTGTTGCCCGTTTTCAGCCGCGACTAAAACTGACTCCTGTACACGTTGTCTTCACTAACCGGATCACCGTCCTcgacaaaaaactgtttttttcctcattttctggTCGCCTTACTGTAGCAGCACGTAAATATTGGAGTTAAGACTGTTTGTGAAACCTCCAGTATTGATCGTGCTGCTGAAGCAAAGCTGACCACTCACTGAACCGTCTCTATCGCTGTGACTAACCACTGAATGTACTCCGACAACACTGCTGCCAACAATAATCCGCTTTTAGACGCTTCCAGGTACATTTACATCGAGATCTTGTGTCAAATATCAAATCCTCCCATGTTTTTATACTTTCACATTTCACTGTCATTTCTATATTCGcacttggaaaaaaaataaaaattcaaattgGCTTTTGTCTGCAATGTGTTTTGACCatgttatgttatattttctgtttaacatttttcatatattaaatCTGCACACCTGAAGAAGACACACGTACTTGAAAACAATGACAAATTGTTTTCCTTAACGCTGTCCCTACTTGTACATGATACTTTTCGCCTTCATTTTCCAGACGCTGAATATCACAGCCTCCATAGTGGGATGTCCATGCCTATCAAACTTTTAACAGTATATTACATAAGATCTGCTTATcaacatgaaaaatgaaaatcccTTATATTTTCTGGAGTGcagattaatttttatttatttgttttatctctgcCCAGATTCTGTAAATCTGACCTCTTGGAATCATAATGATCTATTTCCTGATAATAATCAAGTGTTTTTAGATtatgtattatatacattattcCTCAAAATCTCAGATATCTCTTGATGACGTTCATTGAAACTATCTCACAGCTTCGTCACGCTCTAACAAATAAAATGGTGTCCCGTAATGCGGCTTGAAAACCTCCATTTTAAGAGACTTTGCCTGCAAACGCCACGGATGCTTCTCTGTTGCACCAGGACATCCGATCACTATAATCCAAATCATACTTCACCTGATTTAAATACTAAATACGTGTTTGGGTGTTTTACAATATGGTacatctggggttttttttgatgACTTAAAGCGGGTTTTCTAACCACGCAGACGGAATATAATTTAAGATCATCACACCTTGATTTTTAACtaaattttggggggaaaaaaaacaacgaaacacTACATAATTTATTAAAtcactttttttatatattagtgtttttaattgtattttttgcgGTACCACACAGTCCTCCGGCCTGTAATCCTGAGCCTCTGTGAACaggcgctgctgctgctgttccctCCGTTTGGCCTCACAGGCCTTTTTAAGAATTCTGAAGCCTGCTTGTTTGCGCAGATATAATTCGCGATGTGGGCTTATGGAAAaggttaaattattttttaacaatatctAAAAAATATTAACAGGACttcatatttttcaacataaaagATTGTCACTTTATAGATTACATTTGAAAAATAGATTGTAAAAAGCGGTCCTGATGAGCCTGGACGTTAGGAGACGCAACATGTTATACCTTAATGGAAGCATTTATATAAATTGAAAATATACAGCATCGACAAAACTTGTTTGTTGATAGTTTTCAAATAAGTGGATGATTTTACTTTACATGCCGTCATTCAATTTTTGGTGCAAAATGGAAACGACCTATTTCTGTAAAGAATTACAGCTGAGTCCGCACACAACGCAACAAAATGAGGAAGGAAGCGTCTGTCTTGTATGTGCGGCCTGAAATTATCATGTTAATCCTCTTTTTGCTGCATTGACTTTTACTCCATAAACATATAAACACCTGCTTTCGTCTGTGTCCATATTCAAGTCCAGTTGGAGAGGAATGTGTTTACGCACGGTCACCACCAGCATTTGTTTGATCTTTATTTACAAGATAATTGAACACTGacctcttttttattattattattattaaataaagaTAAGCATTCAAGGTAATTCTTACTGTAAATGGGAACTGAAAAAATGTAGTCTGAGGCCGCAGTGAAATGCGTAAACAGGGTGTAAAAGACAAGTGGAAGCATTTCAGTGATGTGATATAGGCCATGTTTTATTATCTGGTTATTTAGACATCTTGGCTACTAAAGaagatcaaattttatttttattacacccAATAAAATGTCTGCTTTTACTCTGTGGTGATCGAGCGACCTGTCCATATGATCATATTTACATCCACACTCACAACCTACAGGAAAAACAGTCGTTTGTCATAAATTTACCTTTTCCTTACAATTTCATGCCATGTTTAAATTTGCGTGCTGATCCATGTAAAATATTAATGCAGAGTGTTATTTTTATTTCCACCCTATATTTTTGCCTGGCAACAGTAGtctatatatacatgtacatgcgGGTCATGACGCAAATCCTGAATTATGGTTAGTGCTGACATCATGGGTTCATCCTGTAGTCTGATCTTAACACTTATTTATtttaactaaaaaataaatacatttcttgtCAGTACAGTAAATAAATCGACAAGTGATCTGCGCAACAAACACAATTTGTCCGTTTGCTTTGACCTATTTTGAGATGAAGTTTGGCCACAATCCAGTATAAATTCACTCAATTTAAAGCAATTAACAACCCGTGTGCTGATACAAAtgcatgctgattttaaatgactagtcaggttttagacagcaggagaaaaaaaaagattgtatttTAATAGAAGAGGCTGCAGATGCTTGACTTAATAGGCCGGACAAATCATGCAACGAATGAGTCACATGAATGTCCGCAAATAAATCTTGCGTAGAAAGAAAAATTGGTCGGCAGCACGCCTCACCAGCCCCTCTGAAGCGAgttttgaaattattattattataactgatGGAGGGAATACATCAAACCTCGTAATATCAAAGCTGTGTTTAGCACAGGCCCTGTTATGCAACGTGTGTAACCTTGAAGAGGGTGCAGCATCACTGTGGAGCCGAAGCGCTCTGATCGGAAGAGGCCAAGGGATTACACGGCTGTACTGTATACGTCTAGGACTATACAGCTGTTTATTTCATCCACTGTGTATCTGAGAAGTTGTCTGTTTTGGTCTAACGTAGTAAATAAGAACAAGCATTGTGGTAGTGACTTAGATTTAGAAGTTTTATTTGGTATGTCAATCTTGGACAAGTATAAAATTGTCATGCCATGATATAAAATAAGAGAAAATTGATTGTACATTCGTGGAAAATAGTGTCAAGTAAATGTAGAGTACAACATATATggatcaggatttttttttttctttttttccctattaGATTCTTTGGCTTCATCAACAATGAAGCTTGtcaccccccctcaaaaaaaaagaaagaaagaaagaaagaaaacgcaTGTAGTGCCATTATAAACAAGTGTTTCATGTGTACATGTGCTCACAGATTTGCCTGATCATTTATAATCAAAGCTGTAAGTGTTTCCTAATTAAAACAGCTCACAATAAAATTGACAGTGGACTCTGTTAGGTTGTGGATACACTCCCGACATGCATATATTAAACTCCTGTACATTTCAGCTATTTCCCGCAGAGACAGACCAGTGTTTGCAAGGTGCGTGGAAACTGTAGTGATGAGCGGTTGGATCTGGAGGGGCACGGACGCAGGACTGTGTGTCGGCAGCAGGAGGACCGCTGCCAGAAACAAGCTCATAAATAAAGCGATCCATCTGTGCGCTGCCACCCGTGAGCTCCCCGCACGGTAGGAGACACTTTCATGAGGGACGGAGATCTTGTCGACTTCTTTAAGCCTCAGCGAGTCCCACTTTTTAACGTCGAAATTACGCACAAGCGGACCGGCATCCAGGTCTTTCCGAGAAGGCATCGGAGTCTCCCGGAGGAACTTGAGCTTCTCCCGAAATTCCTGCATCTGCTGCAGGAAACACAGGGGGTCTGTGATGCTCCTGACGGACTGCGCCATGCCCAGAGCCTGTCTCTGCTCCTCCAAAGCTGCGCTCAGTTTGGTGATCTCCGGGTCGTACGCCTGCATCACCACCAGCTTCAGCGTTTCGAAATCAGACAGAATCTCATTCTTTTTACAATCGATGCTGCTGATGAGTTTGTCGAAATAATCTGTTACCTTCTCTGCGTCTTTGGACACCGACTGGAGCGCTTTTTTCTTACTGGTTTGTAGTGTTTCCAGGCAGGACAGGATATCTGCGCTCTGCCAGCTCTCCACTCCGTGCAGCAGCTCTTCAAACGCCTCCTTCTCCCGTTCATACGCATCCTCTAAGGAGCAGAACCTGTGCCCTCTGTGATCATCTGTAGTTGCGCAAAACCCACAAATGAGTTTTAAGTCCGTGGCGCAAAATATGTTGAGAGGCTGACCGCTGTGTTGTTTACAAACACTCATCTTGGGTGAAACCCGGATCTTGCTGTACTTCTCCACTATTTGACGTAGAGAGTAGTTTATTTGCAGACTGTTTGCGCCGTTGTGAGGGGTCTCTTTGCGGCATGTGGGGCATTTGAGAGGTGTTCTGAAAGCCGGACCTCGGTTTCCCTCCAACAGTCCCTCCAGGCATTTCTTGCAAAAGCTGTGCGAGCACAATAACACCCGTGGGTCCTCGAAGAGACAGCAGCAGATCGGGCACGTAAGTTCCTCTTCCAGCTGCTCCATGGTGTCCTGTGAACACATTATCCAAGGCGTCATATCGGTGTTTCATTCAAAAAGCAAAACCACCCCCCAAATAAATGGTCacttaataaaaaaaaccaaaccaaaacaaaaaagacaggCTACATCATACGCACCCACATGCAGAGAGACACTGCTCCATAAGGCAGCGAAGGCAACTAATTAAAACCCCAAAAATGAAGCATCGCAAAGGATACAGGTTTTGCAGCCGAGTCCCTGCTGCGTCTCAAGTATTCCCATCCTGAAAGTCAAACTGGCTTGCATCGCTGTACCCACGGAAAAGGGTGAGTGGTAAAGGGTTGGCACAGACATCTGAGTGCGCCCCGGAGAGTAACATGGTGCGTTTGGAGGTTTTTCtgcgcccagtgtgtgtgtgtgtgtgtgtgtgtgtgt
This genomic window contains:
- the trim13 gene encoding tripartite motif-containing 13 isoform X1, which codes for MIALHCASQQLDTMEQLEEELTCPICCCLFEDPRVLLCSHSFCKKCLEGLLEGNRGPAFRTPLKCPTCRKETPHNGANSLQINYSLRQIVEKYSKIRVSPKMSVCKQHSGQPLNIFCATDLKLICGFCATTDDHRGHRFCSLEDAYEREKEAFEELLHGVESWQSADILSCLETLQTSKKKALQSVSKDAEKVTDYFDKLISSIDCKKNEILSDFETLKLVVMQAYDPEITKLSAALEEQRQALGMAQSVRSITDPLCFLQQMQEFREKLKFLRETPMPSRKDLDAGPLVRNFDVKKWDSLRLKEVDKISVPHESVSYRAGSSRVAAHRWIALFMSLFLAAVLLLPTHSPASVPLQIQPLITTVSTHLANTGLSLREIAEMYRSLIYACRECIHNLTESTVNFIVSCFN
- the trim13 gene encoding tripartite motif-containing 13 isoform X2, translating into MWDTMEQLEEELTCPICCCLFEDPRVLLCSHSFCKKCLEGLLEGNRGPAFRTPLKCPTCRKETPHNGANSLQINYSLRQIVEKYSKIRVSPKMSVCKQHSGQPLNIFCATDLKLICGFCATTDDHRGHRFCSLEDAYEREKEAFEELLHGVESWQSADILSCLETLQTSKKKALQSVSKDAEKVTDYFDKLISSIDCKKNEILSDFETLKLVVMQAYDPEITKLSAALEEQRQALGMAQSVRSITDPLCFLQQMQEFREKLKFLRETPMPSRKDLDAGPLVRNFDVKKWDSLRLKEVDKISVPHESVSYRAGSSRVAAHRWIALFMSLFLAAVLLLPTHSPASVPLQIQPLITTVSTHLANTGLSLREIAEMYRSLIYACRECIHNLTESTVNFIVSCFN